Proteins co-encoded in one Medicago truncatula cultivar Jemalong A17 chromosome 8, MtrunA17r5.0-ANR, whole genome shotgun sequence genomic window:
- the LOC11406632 gene encoding 3-epi-6-deoxocathasterone 23-monooxygenase CYP90C1 yields the protein MGWIIGLWFLMGTFLLCWWFLFMKKKKNKVKMNKKKGKVPRGNKGWPLLGETLDFIACGYTSNPVSFMEKRKSLYGDVFKTSILGTGVIVSTDPDVNKVILQNQGSIFIPAYPKSIRELMGEHSILQMNGNMHRKLHALLGGFLRSPQFKARITRDIEHSVKQCLASWTHQPIYVQDQVKKITFTILVKVLMSIDPGEDLYNLKREFEEFIKGLICLPIKLPGTRLYKSLKAKERMMKIVQRIIEERNDNKDCVANDVVDVLLQDKDESNTIPNIWLKNMSENIIEMMIPGEETLPTAMTMAVKFLSDSPLALSKLVEENIELKKSKNCSDDYAWSDYLSLQFTQNVINETLRMANIVNAIWRKAIKDVDIKGYLIPKDWCVVASLTSVHLDGTNYEKPLEFDPWRWEKIEAGTRNNCFTPFGGGQRLCPGIELSRLELSIFLHHLVTTYRWVAEKDEIIYFPTVKMKKKLPIIVTTINT from the exons ATGGGATGGATTATAGGACTATGGTTTTTAATGGGtacttttttattatgttggtggtttttgtttatgaagaagaagaagaataaagtgaagatgaataagAAGAAAGGAAAAGTTCCAAGAGGGAACAAAGGTTGGCCTTTACTTGGAGAGACCCTTGATTTCATTGCTTGTGGATACACTTCTAACCCCGTCAGCTTCATGGAAAAGCGCAAGTCTTT GTATGGTGATGTATTTAAGACGAGTATTTTGGGAACCGGTGTGATTGTGTCCACAGACCCAGATGTGAACAAGGTGATTCTACAAAACCAAGGGAGCATCTTCATCCCAGCTTATCCAAAATCAATTAGAGAACTAATGGGAGAACACTCTATACTTCAAATGAATGGGAACATGCATAGGAAACTTCATGCACTCCTAGGAGGATTCCTACGATCCCCACAATTCAAAGCTCGAATCACAAGAGATATTGAGCACTCTGTCAAACAATGTTTAGCTTCTTGGACTCACCAACCAATATACGTTCAAGATCAAGTCAAAAAG ATTACGTTTACTATTTTGGTGAAAGTTCTGATGAGCATTGATCCTGGTGAagatttatataatttgaagaGAGAGTTTGAAGAGTTCATAAAAGGGTTGATTTGCTTGCCCATTAAGTTACCAGGAACAAGACTATACAAATCCTTGAAG GCTAAGgagagaatgatgaagataGTGCAAAGGATAATAGAGGAAAGGAATGATAATAAGGATTGTGTGGCAAATGATGTAGTGGATGTACTCTTGCAAGATAAAGATGAGTCCAACACAATCCCCAATATATGGTTGAAAAATATGAGTGAGAACATCATTGAGATGATGATTCCTGGTGAAGAGACTCTTCCTACGGCTATGACCATGGCTGTCAAGTTTCTTAGTGACTCTCCTCTTGCTCTATCCAAATTAGTG GAAGAAAACATTGAACTAAAGAAGAGCAAAAATTGTTCCGATGATTACGCATGGAGTGACTACCTCTCACTGCAATTTACTCAAAAT GTAATCAACGAAACCCTTAGAATGGCAAATATTGTCAATGCCATTTGGAGAAAAGCTATAAAAGATGTAGATATTAAAG ggtACCTAATTCCTAAGGATTGGTGTGTTGTAGCATCTCTTACATCCGTTCATTTAGATGGCACGAACTATGAAAAACCTTTAGAGTTTGATCCATGGAGATGGGAG AAAATTGAAGCTGGAACTAGAAACAATTGTTTTACACCATTTGGTGGTGGACAAAGACTGTGTCCTGGGATTGAACTCTCTAGGCTAGAGCTCTCTATTTTCCTTCATCATCTAGTTACAACTTACAG ATGGGTTGCTGAGAAGGATGAAATTATTTACTTTCCAAcagtgaaaatgaaaaagaagctCCCAATTATTGTGACAACCATCAACACTTGA